The Acanthochromis polyacanthus isolate Apoly-LR-REF ecotype Palm Island chromosome 17, KAUST_Apoly_ChrSc, whole genome shotgun sequence genome has a window encoding:
- the LOC127530711 gene encoding LOW QUALITY PROTEIN: heart- and neural crest derivatives-expressed protein 1-like (The sequence of the model RefSeq protein was modified relative to this genomic sequence to represent the inferred CDS: inserted 1 base in 1 codon), whose product MNLIGGYQHHHHLMHEPFPFVQRCHQDAPYFQSWVVNHGEVPPDFQIQAPYPAAELGAXGSDARRPAGGLQAGMGKRRASGPKKERRRTESINTAFAELRECIPNVPADTKLSKIKTLRLATSYIAYLMDVLAKDSGETEGFKAEIKKFENRDLKRKRELLVSQEAAGPHLNLTLVEIRKQNRD is encoded by the exons ATGAACCTCATCGGGGGCTACCAGCATCACCACCACCTGATGCACGAGCCCTTCCCGTTCGTCCAGCGGTGCCACCAGGACGCGCCCTACTTCCAGAGCTGGGTGGTCAACCACGGCGAGGTGCCCCCGGACTTCCAGATCCAGGCGCCCTACCCGGCCGCGGAGCTCGGCG CAGGGAGCGACGCACGAAGGCCGGCTGGAGGGCTGCAGGCCGGGATGGGGAAGCGGAGGGCGTCGGGGCCGAAGAAGGAGCGCCGCAGGACGGAGAGCATCAACACGGCGTTCGCAGAGCTGCGGGAGTGCATCCCCAACGTCCCGGCGGACACCAAGCTGTCCAAAATCAAAACTTTACGTCTGGCGACGAGTTACATCGCGTATCTGATGGACGTGCTGGCCAAAGACTCCGGAGAGACTGAAGGCTTTAAGGCCGAGATTAAGAAATTTGAAAACCGGGATTTGAAAAGGAAGCGGGAGCTGCTGGTAAGTCAGGAGGCTGCGGGACCTCATTTAAACTTAACTTTAGTGGAGATTAGAAAACAAAATCGCGACTAG